A window of the Dictyostelium discoideum AX4 chromosome 4 chromosome, whole genome shotgun sequence genome harbors these coding sequences:
- the nup85 gene encoding nucleoporin 85, translating to MFSLNPQSNGNSNNLFGNVTLGNFSNNSNNLFGGSSTTSTNTNNSNNLFGGSSTTNSNNLFGSGGSSTTNNNNFNSNFNNNNIKNENKIKNGKKFYNFRWSPTGEILLYNTLNNFDNHNFDQKNGGSDTIRYEMNTTLSTIKKFYNDLYTNFETMQRIAGLSNQVIPDDRVREISHHSRTYLSVILAAINQMSKSQKTGSYIDDEDSCMNCDPLDNDLIKIQTPRVLEYFKQYPNKTLIFFCGSIDSIYPYLCSKLSMETKSKCILIARESNVPNSKRLDLIRTISNQGELKILNKDEYSNRYQIANENYGELDDVLTLEIDDTYLAYEREIDNLICMSTMWRVANLFYFSVSSSSNSVSPTQLLDCIELERKELLNSIEQQGTQDPMDSEYYNQIARLLVCGCIDQVIQQLNILSRAPRSASQIKSTSRKSPINLLIDILSSIPLKKKSINGGGGAPLYPNEHLIQWNKWHQETQKILSQYIESGSSSTNQVDENLLPIVKILLGDQQTIMSTCNSFLQLVVSNILFVEYTTSTTQLRQLFTQCYQTIQAPTTVDKIFLSFATKDLDITLKKIFKHSPAWLAVHLSDLLYHHPYVMRKLPNSESQLTNIREYLLSDFGQSLASDSSLLSIGCNYLKYVKNGGLEMIDQFISRQPIHFEKNAIKMLDKWATSVETKNSIYKMLSLQDFKRKRYAASLNWLMLANDNSHITLLSNYLLENQLNSEFLNDLQSLLEKNDEIDCNINNNNNNNNNNNSNNRISGNNNNNMIIDENKFEITNNSELIFLIRYRELISLWKERSFKEYSSSLCLMFKDRVIPKRFWLRLLIDCVPLLESLKNLYFTYQDTLLLQSCLEEIIQSHLFDQYSFNISNQDIQILRSALARNLAKSIIS from the exons atgtTTTCATTAAATCCACAATCAAATggaaatagtaataatttatttgggAATGTAACCCTTGGAaattttagtaataatagtaataatttatttggtggtagttcaacaacatcaacaaataccaacaatagtaataatttatttggtggtagttcaacaaccaatagtaataatttattcggtagtggtggtagttcaacaaccaataacaacaacttcaatagcaacttcaacaataacaatataaagaatgaaaataaaattaaaaatggaaagaaattttataattttagatGGTCACCAACCGGAGAAATCCTATTATATAATACacttaataattttgataatcataattttgatcaaaaaaatgGTGGTAGTGATACCATACGTTATGAAATGAATACAActttatcaacaattaaaaaa ttttACAATGATTTATATACAAATTTTGAAACTATGCAAAGAATTGCAGGTCTTTCAAATCAAGTTATACCAGATGATAGAGTTAGAGAGATTTCACATCATAGTAGAACATATCTATCTGTGATTTTAGCAGCAATCAATCAAATGAGTAAATCTCAAAAAACAGGTTCATACATTGACGATGAAGATTCTTGTATGAATTGTGATCCTTtagataatgatttaat tAAAATACAAACACCAAGAGTATTAgaatattttaaacaatatccaaataaaacattaattttcttttgtgGTAGTATCGATTCAATTTATCCATATCTTtgttcaaaattatcaatggagacaaaatcaaaatgtaTATTAATAGCAAGAGAATCAAATGTTCCAAATTCAAAACGTTTAGATTTAATTA gaacaatttcaaatcaaggtgaacttaaaattttaaataaagatgaaTATTCAAATAGATATCAAATtgcaaatgaaaattatggTGAATTAGATGATGTTTTAACATTAGAGATTGATGATACTTATTTAGCATATGAAAGAGAGatagataatttaatttgtatGTCAACAATGTGGAGAGTtgcaaatttattttattttagtgtTTCAAGTTCATCAAATTCAGTATCACCAACTCAATTATTGGATTGTATAGAATTGGAGAGAAAAGAACTATTGAATAGCATCGAACAACAAGGTACACAAGATCCAATGGATTCGGAATATTACAATCAAATTGCACGTCTATTGGTTTGTGGTTGTATAGATCAAGTCATTCAACAATTGAATATACTAAGTCGTGCACCAAGAAGTGCATcacaaattaaatcaaccTCTAGAAAATCACCAATCAATCTATTGATTGATATTCTCTCTTCAATAccattgaaaaagaaatcaatcaatggtggtggtggtgcacCACTCTATCCAAATGAACATTTAATTCAATGGAATAAATGGCATCAAGAAACTCAGAAAATACTCTCTCAATATATTGAAAGTGGTAGTTCAAGTACCAATCAAGTCGATGAGAACCTTTTACCAATAGTAAAGATCCTTTTAGGTGATCAACAAACTATAATGTCAACTTGTAATAGTTTTCTTCAATTGGTAGTTTCAAATATTCTCTTTGTTGAGTATACAACCTCAACCACTCAATTACGTCAACTTTTCACTCAATGTTATCAAACTATTCAAGCTCCAACAActgttgataaaattttcttATCATTTGCAACAAAGGATTTAGATATT acattaaagaaaatttttaaacattcACCAGCATGGTTAGCAGTACATTTATCAGATTTATTATATCATCATCCATATGTTATGAgaaaattaccaaattcagAATCACAATTAACAAATATTAGagaatatttattatcagaTTTTGGTCAATCATTAGCATCAGATTCATCgttattatcaattggttgtaattatttaaagtatGTAAAGAATGGTGGTTTGGAAATGATTGATCAATTCATATCAAGACAACCAATTCATTTTGAAAAGAATGCAATTAAAATGTTGGATAAATGGGCTACCTCTGTTGAAACAAAGAATTCAATCTATAAAATGTTATCACTTCAAgatttcaaaagaaaaagatatgCTGCAAGTTTAAATTGGTTAATGTTGGCAAATGATAATTCACATATCactttattatcaaattatttattagagaatcaattaaattcagaatttttaaatgatctacaatcattattagaaaaaaatgatgaaattgattgtaatataaataataataataataataataataataataatagtaataatagaataagtggaaataataataataatatgataattgatgaaaataaatttgaaattacaaataatagtgaattaatatttttaattagatATAGAGAATTAATTAGTTTATGGAAAGAAAGATCATTTAAAGAGTATTCAAGTTCACTTTGTTTGATGTTCAAAGATAGAGTTATCCCAAAACGTTTTTGGTTACGTTTACTCATTGATTGTGTTCCATTATTagaaagtttaaaaaatctttatttcACTTATCAAGATACACTTCTTTTGCAATCTTGTTTAGAAGAAATCATTCAATCCCATTTATTCGATCAATactcttttaatatttcaaatcaagatattcaaattttacGTAGTGCTTTAGCTAGAAATTTAGCAAAGTCAATCATATcctaa
- the atg9 gene encoding autophagy protein 9 yields the protein MSHEDRGGDYYPMMDDPEDRNFIQAKYPNSTGHMSSGGGSNHMSFDDNHGIEMLRDDEHSLLHESPVSIPAIHNLDSFLTDVYNYFRGKGFMCIFFNDLFELVSSLFVVLFFTFLVCFVDYSKLFSEQMPPPALRESVNFSAPIPIWLMVFLVIFSLYWLSKLFSFFSSIKTNWEISSFYKNTLKINEDDIQTIEWREVVSKIVLVPRLCIVKENMNALDIANRIMRKENYIIGLINQRILNLSIPFPFLRNLTFITKTLEWSLMYSLFNYIFDENGIIKSEFQDPTQRKRLSRGLSRRFMTIGILGLFTTPFIFFFLLINFFFEYAEELKNRPGSLFSREWSPLARWEFRELNELPHYFQNRLNLSYSHANQYVESFPSQMLSTIAKFISFLFGSVLAVFIVLGIVSDHFIMNYQIFDRTPIWYIGILGTIVAITRSLIVDENQVFQPAKHMARTVQNTHYLPMSWVGKTHTHKVRDEFLVLFEYRIVDFVRDIFSVLFTPFILIFSLPKSSQAIIDFFGNNTVVLEGVGPICQLGDFSNIRKLGDNSFGSLNHSQNKISLTNNAKLEKSIINFKCLNPEWNTDNNELLQNLNEFSKIKNNNNNNNNNGSNNHIGNHSQLPTTSVDDFQFIHDSHYIPHEIIDAVLGTHHHSQQSNNNAPRFKTGRVDQNILNAVNDLHQSFYESQYKHKNDNFVNSI from the exons atgtCACATGAAGATAGAGGTGGTGACTACTATCCAATGATGGACGATCCAGAGGATAGAAATTTTATACAAGCAAAATATCCAAACTCAACAGGTCATATGtcaagtggtggtggtagtaatcATATGTCATTTGATGATAACCATGGTATAGAAATGTTAAGAGATGATGAACATTCTCTTTTACATGAATCACCTGTGTCAATTCCAGCAATTCACAATTTAGATAGTTTTTTAACAGAtgtttacaattattttcgTGGTAAAGGTTTTATgtgtatattttttaatgacCTTTTCGAATTAgt ttcatcattatttgttgttttatttttcacaTTTTTAGTATGTTTTGTAGATTatagtaaattattttcagagCAGATGCCTCCACCAGCATTAAGAGAGTCTGTCAATTTTTCAGCACCAATACCAATTTGGTTAATGGTATTTTTAGtgatattttcattatattggttaagtaaattattttcattcttttctAGTATTAAAACCAATTGGGAAATTAgtagtttttataaaaacacTTTAAAGattaatgaagatgatattCAAACAATAGAATGGAGAGAAGTTGTTTCAAAGATCGTTTTAGTACCAAGACTATGCATTGTCAAGGAGAATATGAACGCTTTAGATATTGCAAATAGAATTATGAGAAAAGAAAACTATATAATTGGTTTAATCAAtcaaagaattttaaatttatcaataccTTTCCCATTCCTTAGAAATTTAACTTTTATAACTAAAACTTTAGAATGGAGTTTAAtgtattctttatttaattatatttttgatgaaaatggtattattaaaagtgAATTTCAAGATCCAActcaaagaaaaagattatcaagagg attatCACGTAGATTTATGACAATTGGTATATTAGGTTTATTTACAACACcatttatattctttttcttattaataaactttttctTTGAATATGCTGAAGAATTAAAGAATAGACCAGGTTCATTATTTAGTAGAGAATGGTCACCTTTGGCACGTTGGGAATTTAGAGAATTAAATGAGTTAcctcattattttcaaaatagaTTAAATCTTAGTTACTCTCATGCTAATCAATATGTTGAGAGTTTTCCATCACAAATGTTATCAACAATTGCAAAATTCATTAGTTTCTTATTTGGTTCAGTTTTGGCAGTTTTCATTGTTTTGGGTATTGTCAGTGATCACTTTATaatgaattatcaaatcTTTGATAGAACCCCAATTTGGTATATTGGTATTTTAGGTACAATCGTTGCAATTACTCGTTCATTGATTGTTGATGAGAATCAAGTTTTTCAACCAGCTAAACATATGGCAAGAACTGTTCAAAACACTCATTATCTTCCAATGAGTTGGGTCGGTAAAACTCATACTCATAAGGTACGTGACGAATTTTTGGTACTCTTTGAATATAGAATCGTTGATTTCGTTAGGGATATCTTTTCAGTTCTCTTTACACCattcattttaatattttctttacCAAAATCTTCACAAGCCATCATTGACTTTTTTGGAAACAATACAGTGGTTTTAGAAGGTGTTGGTCCAATTTGTCAATTGGGTGATTTTTCAAACATTAGAAAATTGGGTGATAATTCATTTGGTTCATTAAATCAttctcaaaataaaattagtttaACAAATAATGCAAAATTAGAGAAATCAATTATAAActttaaatgtttaaatcCAGAATGGAAtactgataataatgaattactTCAAAATCttaatgaattttcaaagataaagaataataataataataataataataatggtagcAATAATCATATTGGTAATCATTCTCAACTTCCAACAACTTCAGTAGATGATTTCCAATTTATTCATGATAGTCATTATATTCCTCATGAAATTATTGATGCCGTTTTGGGTACACATCATCATTCTCAACAATCCAATAACAATGCTCCAAGATTTAAAACTGGAAGAGTCGaccaaaatattttaaacgCTGTCAACGAT ctCCATCAATCATTTTATGAATCCCAATATAAACATAAAAATGATAACTttgtaaattcaatttag
- the atg18 gene encoding WD repeat domain phosphoinositide-interacting family protein, with protein sequence MNVGGKFNEGILFLNFNQDFSCIAVGTPEGYKIFNSDPYTLYYSQSNGGAGLVEMLFSTSLVSIVGSGDGNTSQRRLLINNIKNNIPICDLNFVTAILSVKMNRKRIVVIMETKIHIYDINNMKLLETREIASNPKGLCALSPSNTNYIVYPASQNNGNILVMDVLTLETVNLIQAHKSQISALALSQDGTLLATASDKGTVIRVFALPYANKSLSFRRGSIPAIIHSMTFSLDGRYLCVSSDTGTIHIFKIDFSSSNSSSFHQAQPSSSPSGGMMGLNFGGLTSKMSSYLPEVISQVWEPSRDFAHIKIPPGIPSICALMQNNKTAMVLTADSLYMQYNFDESVGGELKLAKEFSLLMEPDLDNDVTAKIL encoded by the exons atgaatgttGGAGGTAAATTCAATGAAggtatattatttttaaattttaatcaagATTTTAGTTGTATTGCAGTTGGTACACCAGAAGgttataaaattttcaattctgATCCATATACATTATATTATAGTCAAT CAAATGGTGGAGCAGGATTGGTTGAAATGTTATTTTCAACTAGTTTAGTATCAATTGTTGGATCAGGTGATGGAAATACATCACAAAGAAggttattaattaataatataaaaaataatattccaATTTgcgatttaaattttgtaacAGCGATTTTATCAGTAAAAATGAATAGAAAAAG aattgTAGTTATTATGGAAACAAAAATACATATTtatgatataaataatatgaaattattaGAGACAAGAGAGATAGCATCAAATCCAAAAGGATTATGTGCATTATCACCCTCAAATACCAATTATATAGTTTATCCAGCGAGTCAAAACAATGGTAATATTTTAGTGATGGATGTATTAACATTAGAGAcagtaaatttaattcaagcGCATAAGAGTCAAATTTCAGCATTAGCATTAAGTCAGGATGGTACATTATTGGCAACAGCAAGTGATAAAGGTACGGTTATTCGTGTATTTGCCTTACCTTATGCcaataaatcattatcatttagaCGTGGTTCAATACCTGCAATCATTCATAGTATGACATTTAGTTTGGATGGTAGATATTTGTGCGTTTCGAGTGATACTGGTACAAttcatatatttaaaattgatttcagttcttcaaattcttcatcttttCATCAAGCACAACCATCCTCATCACCGAGTGGAGGTATGATGGGTTTAAATTTTGGTGGATTAACTTCAAAAATGAGTTCTTATTTACCAGAAGTAATTAGTCAAGTTTGGGAACCATCAAGAGATTTTGCACACATTAAAATTCCACCCGGTATTCCAAGTATTTGTGCTCTAAtgcaaaataataaaactgcCATGGTTTTAACAGCTGATAGTCTTTATATGCAATACAATTTCGATGAATCTGTTGGaggtgaattaaaattagcgaaagaattttctttattaatggAACCTGATCTTGACAATGATGTTACAgcaaaaatattataa
- the polD1 gene encoding DNA polymerase delta catalytic subunit, translated as MKRSIVTGGGNNDKKFKAQPPPKNNYRGGGDDEEDDEFEEDDDEDEGDEFGEEEDEDDIDVENIIASDSMDIDIQDDGSQQLFLWSRKPVQDLVPHKKPLIFQQLEVDYTEIKEPVPGMPGPKVGPLPAIRLFGVTKEGNSVLCKVHGFLPYFFISCPPGFTEADCKSLKHDLNESMKMSSNQSNEKDIENIVVSIDIEKKKSIMGYNPNPLSDFIRITLILPKFVTRCREIFESGRHHFTIPGQPFRQYQTYESNILFALRFLIDKGITGCSWIELPANTYKLSETPVSTCQIEVDTSLETIISLSDDDSPAPYRILSFDIECAGRKGVFPEPEKDPVIQISNIVKNNGDAEPFIKNIFTLKGCSSIVGAHVIPHKREEDLLREWRKFVIKVDPDVIIGYNIVNFDIPYLISRARQLKIPEFALLGRIKTTISKIKSTRFSSSNLGTRESKEISMPGRTQFDLMQAIQRDHKLTSYSLNNVSAHFLKEQKEDVHFSIISDLQNGTDDDRRRLAVYCIKDAVLPMRLLDKLMILINYTEMARVTGVPLSYLLGRGEGIKVLSQLYRKAMVENFLIPTYKVTGKGEKFQGAIVIEPTPGFYDTPIATLDFTSLYPSIMMAHNLCYSTLLSAEEAKKLPPEIYTTTPFGDHFIKSDTKKGLLPRILEELLSARKKAKDELKNEKDPFKRAVLDGRQLALKISANSVYGFTGARVGKLPCLEISRSVTSFGREMLDKTKKIVEERYTIANGYKHDAVIIYGDTDSVMVKFGVKTVAEAMEMGRDAAKFVTTTFIRPINLDFEKVYYPYLLMAKKKYAGLYWTKPDIHDRMDVKGLEMVRRDTCLLVRNVVSTILKKILIEKDLKSAEEYTKSVISDLLQNRLDLSMLVITKALSKTQYKGKVIHNELARKMRARDPATAPNLGDRVPYVVIQGSKGAPIYEKAEDPLYALEHNILLDCQYYLDKQLKAPLIRIFKPIMSNPDLIFHGEHTRTIAQSTLSDNNKGFFGTLKKKKVCMNCPKELTDTESTTCINCQHKEASLYQTSLEKVTSLETKFSEAWTQCQRCSGSLHQPVLCSNRDCPIFYMRTKVQLDLIEAKKTLNRFNVEW; from the exons atgaaaagatcAATAGTAACAGGTGGTggaaataatgataaaaaattcaaagcacaaccaccaccaaagAATAATTATAGAGGTGGTGGTGACgatgaagaggatgatgaatttgaagagGACGATGACGAAGATGAAGGAGATGAATTTGGAGaggaagaagatgaagatgatatcGATGTTGAAAATATAATAGCAAGTGATTCAATGGATATTGATATTCAAGATGATGGATcacaacaattatttttatggtCAAGAAAACCTGTTCAAGATTTAGTACCCCACAAGAAACCATTAATCTTTCAACAATTAGAAGTAGATTATACAGAGATTAAAGAACCAGTACCAGGTATGCCAGGTCCAAAAGTTGGACCATTACCAGCAATTCGTTTATTTGGTGTCACAAAAGAAGGTAATAGTGTTTTATGTAAAGTTCATGGTTTCTTACCTTACTTTTTCATTAGTTGTCCTCCAGGTTTCACTGAAGCAGAttgtaaatctttaaaacatGATTTAAAT gaATCAATGAAAATGTCATCAAATCAAAGCAAtgaaaaagatattgaaaatattgttgtttcaattgatatagagaaaaagaaatcaattatGGGTTATAACCCAAATCCTTTATCTGATTTCATTAGAATTActttaattttaccaaaGTTTGTTACAAGATGTAGAGAAATTTTTGAAAGTGGTAGACATCACTTTACAATTCCAGGTCAACCATTTAGACAATATCAAACCTATGAATCTAATATTCTATTTGCACTTCGTTTCTTAATTGATAA gggAATTACAGGTTGTAGTTGGATAGAATTACCAGCAAATACATATAAATTATCAGAAACACCTGTTTCAACATGTCAAATTGAAGTTGATACATC aTTAGAAACAATTATATCACttagtgatgatgattcacCAGCACCATATagaattttatcatttgatattGAATGCGCAGGTAGAAAAGGTGTATTTCCAGAACCAGAAAAGGATCCAGTTattcaaatttcaaatattgtaaaaaataatggtgatgCAGAACCATTTATAAAGAATATTTTCACATTGAAAGGTTGTTCAAGTATTGTGGGAGCACATGTAATTCCTCATAAAAGAGAGGAAGATTTGTTAAGAGAATGGAGAAAGTTTGTAATTAAAGTGGATCCAGATGTTATCATTGGTTATAATATTGTAAATTTCGATATTCCCTATTTAATTAGTAGAGCAAGACAATTGAAGATACCAGAGTTTGCACTTTTAGGTAGAATTAAAACCACCATATCAAAGATTAAGAGCACTCGTTTCTCAAGTAGTAATTTAGGTACAAGAGAGAGTAAAGAAATTTCAATGCCAGGTAGAACTCAATTCGATCTAATGCAAGCGATTCAAAGAGATCACAAACTAACAAGTTATTCACTCAATAATGTATCGGCTCATTTTTTAAAGGAGCAAAAGGAGGATGttcatttttcaattatctCTGATCTTCAAAATGGTACAGATGATGATCGTAGAAGATTGGCAGTCTATTGCATAAAAGATGCCGTATTACCAATGAGATTATTGGATAAATTGATGATTCTTATCAATTACACAGAGATGGCTCGTGTAACTGGTGTTCCATTAAGTTATTTGTTGGGTCGTGGTGAAGGTATCAAAGTGCTATCCCAACTTTATCGTAAGGCCATGGTAGAGAATTTCCTCATTCCAACTTATAAAGTCACTGGTAAAGGTGAAAAGTTTCAAGGTGCCATCGTTATTGAGCCAACACCAGGTTTCTATGATACTCCAATTGCAACACTCGATTTCACTTCACTTTATCCATCAATTATGATGGCTCATAATCTTTGTTATTCCACTTTGTTATCAGCAGAGGAGGCAAAGAAATTACCACCGGAAATCTATACAACCACTCCATTTGGTgatcattttataaaatcagaTACAAAGAAAGGTTTACTTCCAAGAATTCTCGAGGAGTTATTGTCTGCAAGAAAGAAAGCAAAAGATGaattaaagaatgaaaaaGATCCATTCAAGAGAGCAGTGTTGGATGGTAGACAATTGGCATTGAAAATTTCAGCAAATTCAGTTTATGGTTTCACTGGTGCTCGTGTTGGTAAGCTACCATGTCTTGAGATTTCTCGTTCCGTAACTTCATTTGGTAGAGAAATGCTTGATAAGACAAAGAAGATCGTAGAGGAACGTTATACTATCGCCAATGGTTATAAACATGATGCCGTAATTATCTATGGTGATACAGATTCGGTAATGGTTAAATTTGGTGTAAAGACCGTCGCAGAGGCAATGGAAATGGGTAGAGATGCTGCCAAGTTTGTAACTACCACTTTTATTCGTCCAATTAATTTAGATTTTGAAAAGGTTTATTATCCTTATCTTTTAATGGCCAAGAAAAAGTATGCCGGTTTGTATTGGACAAAACCAGATATTCACGATAGAATGGATGTCAAAGGTTTGGAAATGGTTCGTAGAGATACTTGTCTATTGGTTAGAAATGTCGTTAGTACTATCCTTAAAAAGATTCTCATTGAAAAGGATTTAAAATCTGCCGAAGAATATACAAAGAGTGTCATTAGTGATCTCTTACAGAATCGTTTAGATCTTTCAATGTTGGTAATTACAAAAGCTCTCTCAAAAACTCAATACAAAGGAAAGGTAATCCATAATGAATTGGCTAGAAAAATGAGAGCTAGAGATCCGGCAACAGCTCCAAATTTAGGTGATCGTGTGCCTTATGTGGTCATTCAAGGCTCAAAGGGTGCACCAATCTATGAGAAAGCTGAAGATCCACTTTATGCTTTGGAACATAATATCCTTTTGGATTGTCAATACTATTTGGATAAACAATTGAAAGCACCATTGATTCGTATTTTCAAACCAATTATGTCAAATCCTGATTTAATTTTCCATGGTGAACATACTAGAACCATTGCTCAATCAACACTCAGTGATAATAACAAAGGTTTCTTTGGTactttgaaaaagaaaaaagtcTGTATGAATTGTCCAAAGGAATTAACTGATACAGAATCTACAACTTGTATAAATTGTCAACATAAAGAAGCCTCTCTCTATCAAACCTCTTTGGAAAAAGTTACAAGTTTAGAAACTAAATTCTCTGAAGCTTGGACTCAATGTCAACGTTGTTCTGGTAGTTTACATCAACCTGTACTTTGTTCAAATCGTGATTGTCCAATCTTTTATATGAGAACTAAAGTTCAATTAGATCTTATTGAAGCAAAGAAAACTTTAAATAGATTTAATGTTgaatggtaa
- a CDS encoding hypothetical protein (Q9Y3B2 3'-5' exoribonuclease CSL4 homolog (EC 3.1.13.-) (Exosome component 1) (CGI-108)), whose amino-acid sequence MSQSSSNDIITPGQRLCKESDFISSEGTYVHKGYIYSSVLGFKHVIKRNIDTTNENNVNNSNNSNEIENNKDYIVVLKEKEPSVVPEIGSIVTVQVLRINPKLASVAILCVGTKALKETFNGIIRIQDVRATEIDKVEIYKSFRPGDIVLAQIVCL is encoded by the coding sequence ATGTCTCAATCATCAAGCAATGATATTATAACACCGGGTCAAAGATTATGTAAAGAATCAGATTTTATATCATCAGAAGGAACTTATGTACATAAAGGATATATTTACTCGTCAGTTTTAGGGTTTAAACatgtaataaaaagaaatatagatacaacaaatgaaaataatgtaaataatagtaataatagcaatgaaatagaaaataataaagattatatagtagttttaaaagaaaaagaaccaAGTGTTGTACCAGAAATTGGAAGTATAGTTACAGTTCAAGTGCTCCGTATTAATCCAAAGTTAGCAAGTGTTGCTATCCTTTGTGTTGGAACAAAAGCATTAAAAGAAACATTCAATGGTATCATTAGAATTCAAGATGTTCGTGCAActgaaattgataaagttgaaatttataaatcatttaGACCTGGTGATATAGTTTTAGCTCAAATTGTAtgtttgtaa